TTGACATTGACCAGATGGGCGGCGATCTGCGCACCCATCACGCCGGCACCGAGCACGGCGACTTTGCGGACTTGGAATCGACTCACGGAATTCTCCTAGGTATTCGGCCGCTGCCTGACAGGCGCAGGCGGCGGCACAGACTCATTCGACGCGTTGCCACACCTGGGTGCGCCCCAGCAGGGGAGCACCGATATAGCCGCGCACTTCCAGCTTCTGGCCCCCGTCGGCGGGCTTGAGCCTCACCTTGTAGACCTTGCCGTTGTTCGGATCGAGGATGTCGCCGCCGTCCCAGAGCTGCGCATCGTCTGCGTTTTTCTTGACGTTGCGAATGATCGTCAGGCCGACGACCGGCTTGTCCTTGCGTTCGTCGGAACACTTCTCGCAGACGGCGTCCGCCTTGGCCTCGGGATCCAGGATCTTCTCGACCTTGCCGCTCAGCACGCCCGCCGACTCGGTGATGCGCACCAGCGACTTCTCCTTCTTGGTGCCGTCGTCGATGGTCTTCCACAGGCCGACAGGAGACGCCTGCGCGACGGCGCCGCCACAGACGAGGGCGGCGGCGAGCAGGGCCAGAAGCTGTTTCATGTGTTCTCCTTGAGAGTAGGCAACGCAGGCGGCTCGCGAAGCAGGGCGCGAGCCGC
This genomic stretch from Eleftheria terrae harbors:
- a CDS encoding DUF2147 domain-containing protein; the encoded protein is MKQLLALLAAALVCGGAVAQASPVGLWKTIDDGTKKEKSLVRITESAGVLSGKVEKILDPEAKADAVCEKCSDERKDKPVVGLTIIRNVKKNADDAQLWDGGDILDPNNGKVYKVRLKPADGGQKLEVRGYIGAPLLGRTQVWQRVE